From Amphritea atlantica, a single genomic window includes:
- a CDS encoding LysR family transcriptional regulator, whose protein sequence is MEKFDYSALSFKSLKTLKLIYELGSLTAAAIELGQNQPTVSYTLDQLREALHDPLFVRSGRGVAPTSRCQQIMPEVENLLRGMSDLFQPEEFEPTNATLDMTLSCNQYELQVIAPRLVQRLNRLAPNIRLTFIQSHLKGHQQLQRGQCDLLLSPVLHDYEALYQRVLFEDRYVCLMSAEHPLASQQIELDDYIQARHLEIHYEGGWKPLYLNTPELQGANLNVGLRLPGVTGFIPTIASSDLIMTLPERLARLIGGPMLIKDPPFVSRFELCLYWNKMTHQSKAHQWLREQIIETCTELDNPP, encoded by the coding sequence ATGGAAAAATTTGATTACAGCGCACTGAGCTTCAAAAGCCTCAAGACACTCAAGCTGATCTATGAACTGGGTTCCCTGACGGCTGCGGCAATTGAGCTGGGGCAGAATCAACCAACCGTGAGCTACACCCTGGATCAGCTGCGTGAAGCACTGCACGACCCTCTGTTTGTACGCTCGGGCCGGGGCGTGGCACCCACCAGCCGCTGTCAGCAGATCATGCCGGAGGTTGAGAATCTGCTCAGAGGGATGTCTGATCTGTTTCAGCCGGAGGAGTTTGAGCCCACCAATGCAACGTTAGATATGACACTCTCCTGTAACCAGTATGAACTGCAGGTGATCGCGCCGCGCCTGGTGCAAAGATTAAACCGGTTAGCCCCCAATATCCGGCTGACATTTATTCAGTCGCATCTCAAGGGTCATCAACAACTACAGCGCGGTCAGTGTGACCTGCTGCTTTCACCGGTACTACATGATTACGAAGCACTCTATCAACGCGTGCTGTTTGAGGATCGCTATGTCTGCCTGATGTCCGCAGAACATCCGTTAGCCAGTCAGCAGATCGAACTCGATGATTATATACAGGCCAGGCACTTAGAGATTCATTATGAAGGTGGGTGGAAACCTCTCTATCTGAACACTCCGGAACTTCAGGGGGCGAACCTGAATGTCGGACTGCGCCTGCCCGGTGTAACCGGCTTCATCCCGACCATCGCCAGTAGCGATCTGATTATGACACTGCCCGAACGTCTGGCACGACTGATTGGCGGGCCGATGCTGATTAAAGACCCGCCCTTTGTCAGCCGGTTTGAACTGTGCCTCTACTGGAACAAAATGACCCACCAATCGAAGGCCCATCAATGGTTGCGTGAGCAGATCATCGAGACCTGCACTGAGCTTGATAACCCGCCTTAA
- a CDS encoding SLC13 family permease, whose product MMPAEIVLNTHAVAVLLLTALALFLFTRDWLPLESSSLFVLAALATGFQLFPYTSDGKTIHAVDFFSGFGHEALIAVTALMIIGHALARTGALEPVGRALTRLWEVSPKLSFLLTLIVGAALSAFVNNVPIVILLLPILISVSLRTKTSASRILMPMGFATLIGGMGTTIGTSTNLLVVSVAVSMGMNPFSMFEFVMPVLLSSMLAIMYLWLVAPKMLPDRVSALGDASPRIFSAALHINQDGISDGKTVEEVIEKTDQLLAVKYVKRAGSDALTLPSRQLTLRSGDQLLVSDSPENLKSYEKLLDADLYSSDTKIDEDHPLQAEGQQLAEIIIAQGSPLLNTSVAKTRFADRYQLVVLALHRAGPQSPQAVADIDNAQLQLGDVLLVQGASETIAELKQQGKILVLDATSHIPHTEKAPLALMIMVAVVAISALGILPIAISAVCGVLLLALTNCLGWKDMAEAVNAQIILIVAASLALGFAMLETGAADAMAAGFVYLTADLSVTMQLSGLMLLMAIMTNIVSNNAAAVIGTPIAIGIANQLGMPPEPFVLAVLFGANMSYATPMAYKTNLLVMTVGGYTFNDFLKVGIPLTLIMWLSLSFLIPVFYPVG is encoded by the coding sequence ATGATGCCCGCTGAAATAGTATTGAATACTCATGCCGTTGCCGTTTTATTGCTCACAGCCCTGGCACTATTTCTTTTCACGCGGGACTGGTTACCGCTGGAATCCTCCAGTCTGTTTGTGCTGGCCGCTCTGGCTACTGGTTTTCAGCTCTTTCCCTATACGTCAGATGGCAAGACCATTCACGCGGTAGATTTCTTTTCCGGGTTTGGGCATGAAGCATTAATCGCTGTTACTGCGCTGATGATAATAGGGCATGCGTTGGCCAGAACCGGCGCGCTTGAGCCTGTTGGCAGAGCGCTGACCCGTTTATGGGAGGTGTCGCCGAAGCTGTCCTTCTTGTTGACGCTGATCGTTGGGGCGGCATTGAGTGCGTTTGTTAATAACGTGCCAATTGTCATCTTACTGCTGCCTATTCTCATCAGTGTCTCGTTGCGGACTAAAACATCGGCATCACGCATTCTTATGCCGATGGGCTTCGCCACCCTGATAGGCGGTATGGGAACCACCATTGGCACATCGACCAATCTGCTGGTGGTCTCTGTGGCTGTCAGTATGGGTATGAACCCCTTTTCCATGTTTGAATTTGTGATGCCAGTGCTACTAAGCAGCATGTTGGCAATTATGTATCTATGGCTGGTGGCACCGAAAATGTTACCTGATAGGGTGTCAGCGCTTGGAGATGCGTCGCCGCGAATTTTTTCTGCTGCACTGCATATTAATCAGGATGGTATATCGGATGGTAAAACTGTCGAAGAGGTCATTGAAAAGACGGATCAACTGCTTGCTGTCAAATACGTAAAGAGAGCCGGCAGCGATGCGCTGACCCTGCCTTCCCGGCAATTAACCCTGAGGTCGGGAGATCAACTGCTGGTGAGTGATAGTCCGGAAAACCTGAAGTCCTATGAAAAGCTTCTGGATGCTGATCTATATAGCAGTGATACCAAAATAGATGAGGATCATCCCCTGCAGGCAGAAGGCCAGCAGTTAGCGGAAATTATCATTGCGCAAGGCTCTCCACTGCTTAACACTTCGGTTGCAAAAACGCGTTTTGCTGATAGGTATCAGCTGGTGGTTCTGGCTCTGCATCGTGCCGGTCCACAGAGCCCTCAGGCTGTGGCGGATATAGACAATGCACAGTTGCAGCTGGGTGACGTATTGCTGGTACAGGGGGCAAGTGAAACAATTGCAGAGCTTAAACAGCAAGGCAAGATTTTAGTACTCGATGCCACGTCTCATATTCCCCATACCGAAAAAGCACCGTTGGCATTGATGATCATGGTCGCGGTGGTTGCTATTTCAGCACTCGGCATTTTACCCATTGCCATTAGTGCCGTCTGTGGTGTGTTGCTATTGGCACTGACAAACTGCCTCGGCTGGAAAGATATGGCCGAAGCCGTAAATGCCCAGATTATCCTGATCGTTGCAGCATCATTAGCCCTGGGATTTGCAATGCTTGAGACTGGTGCCGCCGATGCGATGGCCGCAGGCTTTGTTTATCTGACAGCGGATCTGTCGGTGACTATGCAACTGAGTGGCTTAATGTTACTGATGGCGATAATGACCAATATCGTCTCTAACAACGCTGCCGCCGTGATCGGTACACCCATTGCGATAGGCATAGCCAATCAACTTGGCATGCCGCCAGAGCCTTTTGTGCTGGCGGTATTGTTTGGTGCCAATATGAGCTATGCCACGCCAATGGCTTATAAGACCAATCTGCTGGTCATGACCGTCGGGGGGTATACCTTTAATGACTTTCTGAAAGTCGGAATCCCGCTAACGTTAATTATGTGGTTATCCCTGAGCTTCCTGATTCCGGTGTTCTATCCGGTTGGTTAA
- a CDS encoding helix-turn-helix domain-containing protein, whose amino-acid sequence MYQILGLAFDGCQASGLCSPFDVFNVTNTIWKQQRGADTDLYNCRLVSLTGEPVTCSNGMRLMVDSSLEDAPPADLIVVPGIHHLDAKSLLKNLKSLDKERHWLQRRVQQKTVIAANCSGVFLLAETGGLEGKEATTAWWLGGLFRSRYSGVKHRADQLLVKNEGTYCTGSMTANLSVMLTIVEQQVGRQLAQSAARTMLIDASQNYASPYLFIQEQTDHQDSLVLAVESQLQRDISQKLNMEELAKMHSVSLRTLSRRFKKANGINLSDYHQRIRLEQTKLLLETTSLSIEQIVERVGYSSQSSLRRLFNKELGLSPSNYRQQHQQDAG is encoded by the coding sequence ATGTACCAAATACTTGGATTAGCATTTGATGGATGCCAGGCCTCTGGTCTGTGTTCTCCCTTTGATGTGTTTAATGTTACCAATACGATATGGAAGCAGCAGCGCGGAGCAGACACCGATCTGTACAATTGTCGGTTGGTGTCGCTTACAGGAGAGCCTGTGACCTGTTCAAATGGCATGCGTTTGATGGTCGATTCTTCCCTGGAAGACGCGCCTCCGGCGGACTTAATTGTGGTGCCAGGTATTCATCACTTGGATGCAAAATCGCTACTTAAAAACCTCAAATCTCTAGACAAAGAGAGACACTGGTTGCAACGCAGAGTGCAGCAGAAAACAGTGATCGCCGCCAATTGCAGTGGGGTTTTTCTATTGGCTGAAACCGGGGGGTTGGAAGGAAAAGAAGCAACGACAGCCTGGTGGCTTGGCGGACTCTTTCGTAGTCGTTATTCCGGAGTTAAACATCGAGCTGATCAGCTACTTGTGAAAAATGAAGGTACATACTGCACCGGCTCGATGACCGCAAACCTGAGCGTTATGCTGACGATTGTCGAGCAGCAAGTGGGAAGGCAGCTAGCCCAGAGTGCCGCGAGGACTATGCTAATAGACGCATCTCAAAACTATGCATCACCCTATCTGTTTATACAGGAGCAAACGGACCATCAAGATAGTCTGGTTCTGGCGGTTGAGAGTCAATTACAAAGAGATATTTCTCAGAAACTGAATATGGAAGAGTTGGCAAAGATGCATTCGGTCAGTTTGAGAACGCTGTCGCGCCGGTTTAAAAAAGCGAACGGTATTAACCTATCTGACTATCATCAGCGCATTCGGTTGGAACAGACTAAGTTGCTATTGGAAACAACCAGCCTCAGCATCGAACAGATCGTGGAGAGGGTCGGTTATAGTAGCCAAAGTTCATTGCGCCGGTTATTTAATAAGGAATTAGGGCTCTCCCCCAGTAACTACCGCCAGCAACATCAACAAGACGCGGGATAA
- a CDS encoding peroxidase-related enzyme (This protein belongs to a clade of uncharacterized proteins related to peroxidases such as the alkylhydroperoxidase AhpD.), with protein MSQLPISRYPVPDLDSLPADILSRILAVQEKARFIPNVFLTLAHRPEEFRAFFAYHDAIMEREGSTLSPTEKEMIVVATSAANGCQYCVVAHGALLRVFSKEPQLADQIAVNYLHAPISEKQKAMLAFALKLSRTPELVAQSDYDQLKSHGYDDEDILDMAGVTAFFGLSNRMAIVTNMQANSEFYTMAREPKS; from the coding sequence ATGAGCCAACTCCCAATAAGTCGCTATCCTGTCCCCGATCTGGATTCTTTACCCGCAGATATTCTTTCTCGTATCTTAGCGGTGCAGGAGAAAGCACGTTTTATTCCCAATGTCTTTTTAACCCTCGCCCATCGCCCTGAAGAATTTAGAGCGTTCTTTGCCTATCACGATGCCATTATGGAGCGCGAAGGAAGCACTCTTAGTCCGACTGAAAAAGAGATGATAGTCGTTGCCACCAGCGCTGCGAATGGCTGCCAATACTGCGTTGTGGCACATGGGGCTCTGCTCCGCGTTTTCTCTAAAGAACCCCAGCTAGCCGATCAGATAGCGGTAAACTATCTCCATGCCCCCATCAGCGAAAAACAAAAAGCTATGCTGGCATTTGCTCTTAAGCTGTCACGGACTCCGGAATTAGTCGCACAATCCGATTATGATCAGCTCAAGAGCCACGGCTATGATGATGAGGATATTTTAGACATGGCAGGCGTTACGGCGTTCTTCGGATTATCAAATAGAATGGCTATCGTTACTAACATGCAGGCCAACAGTGAATTCTACACGATGGCACGAGAGCCAAAGTCCTAA
- a CDS encoding EAL domain-containing protein produces the protein MRYSTKSSDEIQSVRSDRYILLCKLLLAIGTTFLLAFGTLSWIDQLYLLGTILLGCTAAGYLALFLLFRNNNIKFAVIVINTVCVVLSLTLLITGGRENTGVFWIYPILAINIFINRFWPAVFLYGAFLVACSALLLTPLSELLLTSYSLTEALRIEFTLTALYLICLATLHSEERAQTMLVQMHDADMHKMAFFDRLTGLPNRWNVKQRLDTLLLKAKKKDQHIALLYIDLDNFKKVNDNYGHDMGDKLLRAFSNSLRQLAEAFNQSFQVELGRMAGDEFVVIVKDPQHADRAREVALQILQVFDSGLPVESISHSVYASIGIALFPENATTAGDLIHCADLAMYQAKGNGRNRLEYFSDEQARELRDQDLIERALRVSLQQNYFSLVYMPMFDCQTLEIVGLEVLVRAENLQRLGIGPDRFIPIAEKTNLIKEIDLWVIDNAMARLVELQAATGFMGKFCINISGVELCNELFPAKVKEIIDSHGVDPCLIEFEITETAFVLDDIKSRTILSELRNLGISLALDDFGTGFTAFSQLINYPADCLKIDRSFVNDLFSVDVARHKMVRIIEDLAELYGLRVVAEGVETKEQLEYLQEIGCDWVQGYYLSLPLPWHEMLSLISPPASVAK, from the coding sequence ATGAGATATAGCACGAAAAGCAGTGATGAGATCCAGTCTGTCCGCAGTGACAGATATATTCTCCTATGCAAATTACTGCTGGCTATTGGCACGACCTTTCTATTGGCTTTCGGCACGCTATCATGGATTGATCAGCTTTATCTGCTGGGGACGATCCTGCTGGGCTGTACGGCAGCAGGTTATCTTGCCCTGTTTCTTCTGTTCCGCAATAACAATATTAAGTTTGCCGTCATCGTCATAAATACGGTCTGCGTTGTGTTGTCGCTGACGCTTCTGATCACGGGGGGGCGAGAAAATACCGGGGTATTCTGGATCTATCCGATTCTGGCGATCAATATATTTATTAACCGGTTCTGGCCAGCGGTTTTTTTGTATGGTGCTTTTCTGGTGGCCTGTAGTGCGCTGCTTTTAACCCCTTTGTCAGAACTTTTACTGACCAGCTATTCGCTCACGGAAGCGTTGCGCATAGAGTTTACGCTGACCGCTCTCTATCTGATCTGTCTGGCAACGCTGCATTCAGAGGAGCGTGCCCAGACGATGCTGGTGCAGATGCATGATGCTGATATGCATAAAATGGCTTTTTTTGACCGGCTGACCGGTTTACCCAATCGCTGGAATGTAAAACAGCGCCTTGACACATTATTGCTGAAAGCAAAAAAGAAAGATCAGCATATAGCCTTGCTCTATATCGATCTGGATAACTTTAAAAAGGTAAACGATAACTATGGCCACGATATGGGGGATAAGTTATTAAGAGCCTTTAGTAACAGCCTCCGGCAATTGGCTGAGGCGTTTAACCAGTCTTTTCAGGTTGAGCTTGGCCGCATGGCGGGTGATGAGTTCGTGGTGATAGTGAAGGACCCGCAGCATGCTGACAGGGCCAGAGAAGTGGCGCTGCAGATCCTGCAGGTGTTTGACAGTGGTCTGCCTGTTGAGAGTATCAGTCATTCGGTATATGCCAGTATTGGCATCGCCTTATTTCCTGAAAATGCAACCACAGCAGGAGATCTGATCCATTGTGCAGATCTGGCAATGTATCAGGCGAAAGGTAACGGCCGGAATCGCTTAGAGTATTTTTCAGATGAGCAGGCGCGGGAGTTGCGGGATCAGGATCTGATTGAGCGGGCCCTGAGGGTCTCTCTGCAGCAGAATTACTTTTCTCTGGTTTATATGCCGATGTTCGATTGCCAGACACTTGAAATTGTCGGTCTGGAAGTGCTTGTGCGGGCGGAAAACCTGCAGCGCCTCGGCATTGGCCCGGATCGTTTTATCCCGATTGCTGAGAAGACCAACCTGATTAAAGAGATCGATCTGTGGGTGATTGATAACGCCATGGCTCGTCTGGTTGAGCTCCAGGCTGCAACGGGTTTCATGGGTAAGTTTTGTATCAATATTTCCGGTGTGGAACTGTGTAATGAGTTGTTCCCGGCGAAGGTAAAAGAAATCATTGATAGCCATGGAGTCGATCCCTGCCTGATTGAATTCGAGATTACAGAAACCGCTTTTGTCCTGGACGATATTAAGAGTCGGACAATACTAAGTGAGCTCCGGAATCTTGGCATCTCACTGGCTCTGGATGATTTTGGTACCGGCTTTACCGCCTTCAGTCAGTTAATAAACTACCCTGCGGATTGTCTTAAAATTGACCGGTCATTTGTCAACGACCTGTTTTCAGTCGATGTGGCACGCCATAAGATGGTCAGGATCATTGAGGATCTGGCCGAACTTTACGGGCTGCGAGTCGTTGCTGAAGGCGTTGAGACAAAAGAGCAGCTTGAATACCTGCAAGAGATTGGTTGTGACTGGGTACAGGGCTACTATCTTTCACTCCCCTTGCCGTGGCATGAAATGCTGAGCCTGATCAGCCCGCCGGCTTCCGTGGCCAAGTAA
- a CDS encoding helix-turn-helix transcriptional regulator produces the protein MTTDTARELSLLTMQSLPRELYVRQQTMPAGHFFPLHQHDWHQLLYAVSGVLVVDLIGERYFIPPEQAIWLPRGCQHSVFTEYGADLKSLYLDPDYKGLTSEKAAVLQVSPLFRELILTAAEFEVEYPVQGYENDLVQLLLQTLSRLPRNDRYLPWPVSEDLIDLCNRLYKQSDSRETSEQLAAGLAASLRTLDRRFRRETGMSLKQWRLQLRLMQAIELLNTGQSITAIALELGYSSPSPFIYMFREQFGVSPAQYRKQRVSPGLQQRG, from the coding sequence ATGACAACGGATACAGCCCGCGAACTCAGCCTTTTAACGATGCAGTCTCTGCCCCGTGAGCTGTATGTGCGTCAGCAAACGATGCCTGCGGGGCATTTTTTCCCGCTACATCAGCATGACTGGCATCAGCTGCTATACGCGGTTTCCGGGGTGCTGGTAGTCGATCTCATCGGCGAGCGCTATTTTATTCCTCCCGAGCAGGCGATCTGGTTGCCCCGTGGCTGTCAGCACAGCGTTTTTACCGAGTATGGTGCAGACCTGAAAAGCCTCTACCTTGATCCAGACTATAAGGGGCTGACATCAGAAAAGGCGGCAGTATTACAGGTATCCCCGCTGTTCCGGGAGCTGATACTGACGGCGGCGGAGTTTGAGGTCGAGTATCCGGTACAGGGCTATGAAAACGATCTGGTGCAGTTGCTGTTGCAGACACTGAGCCGCCTGCCGCGGAATGACCGATACCTGCCCTGGCCGGTTAGCGAAGACCTGATTGACCTGTGTAACCGCCTTTACAAACAGTCTGACAGTCGTGAAACGTCGGAACAACTGGCTGCTGGGCTGGCGGCTTCGTTGCGCACACTGGATCGCCGTTTTCGCCGGGAAACCGGTATGTCACTGAAGCAGTGGCGTCTGCAGTTGCGCCTGATGCAGGCGATCGAGCTGTTGAATACGGGGCAGAGCATCACTGCAATTGCCCTGGAGCTTGGCTACAGCTCTCCTTCCCCTTTTATTTACATGTTCCGGGAGCAGTTCGGCGTCAGCCCGGCGCAGTACAGAAAACAGCGCGTGTCACCAGGGTTACAACAACGCGGGTAA
- a CDS encoding YbfB/YjiJ family MFS transporter: MPEISKFRMLLTCVLGVVATIGIARFAYTPMIPEMARGVGLSESVAGYLAAANYAGYLSGALLISFIHSLALKARLYKTGLLTAVLTSMAMALTTLEPLWYLLRFLSGLSSAAGMLLGGGLLMHWLMKRNHKAELGIFFSGLGIGIVITAILAVIIQDIFTWEQQWLIYGGVTLLLILPVWLWLPDFSAEQSLAKHSKQQIPLPSSFMPVLQLAYFCAGAGYVISATFLITIAENIDALAGQGWMIWLVAGLSCAPASALWDKVASLTGLWQALFVAYLLNALSILILLLSQQLFAVTLSALIYGASFIGIVSMMLSMVGRLFPENPSKPMSRLTFSYGVAQAIAPAIVGLMAEYYGNFDNGLILTLVVMLTGSAALLTAQRIEQRAELSATLRNSA, from the coding sequence ATGCCCGAAATCAGTAAATTCCGCATGCTGCTCACCTGTGTTTTAGGGGTCGTCGCAACCATCGGTATCGCCCGTTTTGCCTATACCCCGATGATTCCGGAGATGGCCCGGGGAGTCGGCCTGAGTGAATCGGTCGCCGGCTATCTGGCGGCGGCCAACTATGCCGGTTATCTCAGTGGCGCCCTGCTGATCTCGTTTATCCACAGCCTGGCGCTGAAAGCACGCCTGTACAAAACAGGACTACTGACGGCGGTGCTGACCAGCATGGCGATGGCCCTCACGACGCTTGAGCCTCTCTGGTATCTGCTACGTTTTCTGTCTGGCCTGAGCAGCGCTGCAGGGATGCTGCTGGGGGGTGGTTTGCTGATGCACTGGTTAATGAAGCGTAACCATAAGGCAGAGCTGGGTATCTTTTTTTCCGGTCTGGGTATCGGCATCGTTATCACCGCCATTCTCGCTGTCATCATTCAGGATATTTTCACCTGGGAGCAGCAGTGGCTGATTTATGGCGGGGTTACCCTGTTATTAATCCTGCCCGTGTGGCTCTGGTTACCCGACTTCAGTGCTGAGCAGTCACTGGCAAAACACAGCAAACAGCAGATACCTCTGCCTTCCAGCTTTATGCCTGTTCTGCAGCTGGCCTATTTTTGTGCCGGGGCCGGTTACGTTATCTCTGCCACCTTTCTGATCACCATTGCTGAAAATATTGACGCACTGGCGGGACAGGGATGGATGATCTGGCTGGTTGCCGGGCTTAGCTGCGCGCCTGCCAGCGCCTTGTGGGATAAAGTGGCCAGTCTCACCGGCCTGTGGCAGGCCCTGTTTGTTGCTTACCTGCTCAATGCTCTGAGCATTCTGATTCTGCTACTCAGCCAACAGCTGTTTGCCGTCACCCTCAGCGCCCTGATCTATGGCGCAAGTTTTATCGGTATCGTCAGTATGATGCTGTCGATGGTCGGACGACTGTTTCCGGAAAATCCATCGAAACCGATGAGCCGACTCACCTTCAGCTACGGTGTAGCACAGGCAATTGCCCCGGCTATCGTGGGCCTGATGGCGGAGTACTATGGTAACTTTGACAACGGTCTGATCCTGACACTGGTGGTTATGCTGACCGGCAGCGCTGCACTGTTAACCGCCCAGCGAATAGAGCAGCGGGCTGAACTATCAGCGACTCTCCGTAACAGTGCTTAA